The Flaviramulus sp. BrNp1-15 genome includes the window TGAGGTAAATGATAAAATTATGGTTTATGACGCTTTAAATGAAAAGTATCTTGGTAACTCATTATAAAACCATATCCTTATAAGGAATGATAGTTTCAAAGCCTTTTTGTTTAAAATAGCTTGATGGGTTTTCGGTAGAGGTAACTAATATAAAATCGCCACCCCAAGCGCCTAGACTTTTAATACAGCCTTCAAAATCTGGAAAAAGTAAATCTTTAACAGGAGTTTGCTTTGTGAGTTTTGAAATGATGTTTTCATGACTAATAATCAAATTTTCAAAATCTTTTAGAGCGTTGCAGTTGGCCATTTTTTTGGTAATCTGATTAATTTTAGAAATTGCATATTTTGAATGCTCTTTATTTTCATGATAATACTTAATACCATCACGACTATTTTGCTTTTTATTTAAATGAACAAAATATAAATGCTCTCTATAAGAAGGATTGAAGTTGACTTCTTGAACTTCAGGTTTTCTGTTTTTTATTTGATAGATAATAGGTGTATTGTGTTGTGCACAAGCAATATCATAACCGCTGCCTCCAAAAGTGTTTTCTAAAAGCATGTAGGCATCAACTTCTGCCCATTGCGATATGTTGTTTATTAATGTTGATGATGTGCCAAGTCCCCATTTTTTTGGGAAATCTAATTCTGTAGTAACTTTGAAGCCTTTGTTGTCAGATAAAAATTCCGAATTTAATTGTTTTGCAGCATTAAGAATTTGAACTAATCTTTCTCTAACATCATTGCATGGAGTATTAGATGTGGCAATCTCTTCAATAGAAAACTCATCTTCAAACCAAACTTCACCTTTTTTATCGATGCTTTTCCAAATAATTTTTGGTTCATCAATTGTTTCAACAATTAAAGACTGCCCGTATTTTGTGGGTACAGCAAGCGATAAAGCACCGTCTAGTACAGCGTATTCTCCAGTTAATAATAATTTCCCGTTGCTATAAAATCGTTTCACTATTAATTTTTTATTCTTAATTCATTAATAGCTTCGGTTACGGCACTATGTGTAACTGTATTGTTTTTGAAGTGTTCTATTAAAGTTTGTTTTTCAATATCTGTAGCTTCGAACTGATTTAAAATATTCATCAAATGCATTTTCATATGCCCTTCTTGAATACCAGTTGTGGTTAACGAGCTGAGCGCTGCAAAATTTTGAGCTAATCCTGCTACAGCAACAATTTGCATAAGCTCTTTTGCAGATGGTTTATGTAGCATTTCTAATGATAATTTTACAAGTGGGTGTAAACCTGTAAGTCCGCCAACTGTTCCTAAAGCTAATGGAATTTCTATCCAAAATGTAAATATGCCATTTTCAACTTTAGCATGCGTTAAACTGCTGTATTTTCCGTTACGCGATGCATAAGCGTGAACACCAGCTTCAACAGCTCTAAAATCGTTTCCAGTTGCTAAAACAACAGCGTCAATACCATTCATAACGCCTTTATTATGTGTTACAGCACGGTAAGGTTCTACTTCTGCAATCTTTACAGCTTGTACAAATTTATTAGCAAAAGCTTCACCATTCACACTATTGTTTTCACTTAAATCTTCAACGTTACAACTAACTTCTGCACGCACTAAACAATCGGGTACATAATTAGATAAAATACTCATGATAATATCAATCTGCTTTTCTTCATCTGAAAATAATTGAAAATCTAAAGCTTCATTTTTAAATGTTTCGGCAAACTGCTCTAAACACGAATTAATAAAATTAGCGCCCATAGCATCTAGGGTTTCAAAAGAAACATGAAGCTGATAGTAATTTTTAATATTATTGGTTTTGTCACGCAATTCAATATCTAAAATACCACCACCGCGTTTTTTCATGTTTTTGGTAATGGTATTTGTGTCGTGTATAAGTTTGGGTTTTACTTCATTAAAAAACTGTTTTAATTTTTCAAAATCGCCTTTATATATAAAATGAACCTGACCAATTTTTGTAGTAGAGATTACTTTAGTTTTAAAACCGCCTCTATTTAACCAAAATTTTGCTGCTTTACTAGCTGCTGCAACTACCGAACTTTCTTCAATAGCCATTGGTATGGTATATAATTTGTCGTTTATTAAAAAATTAGGCGCAACACCAAGTGGCAAATAATAATTTGTTATAGTGTTTTCAATAAATTCATCGTGAAGTTGTTGCAGTTTTTCATTATCGTTCCAATATTGTTTTAAAACAGCTTTCGCGTTTTCTGCATTAGAAAAGTAGGTATCAACTATCCAATCAATTTTTTTTACTTTGGAGAGTTTAGAAAAACCAGAAATAGATTTACTCATAACATGTTTATTTGCAGCGCAAAGATACTATTCTTAGTAGGATAATTGAATATTTTAAATTTAAACGCATGTATTTAAGTGTTAATATTAGCGGTTTTTTGCATAATTTTTAGTAAACTTGACACCCTTTTAAGAATTAAATAGTTTTTTTGATGAAACATCTATTATTTTCAATCGATCTTTTGAAAATTAGTTTTGTAGATGTTACATCTAACAGAAACAAAAGAATAGAAATTATCTGATGAAATACCTTAAATTCTCCCTTTACATTTGCCTTTTTTTATCTACAATTTTAACTGCTCAAACTAAGGAGATTACACTCGAAGATATATGGAGTAATGGAACTTTTAGAACAGAATATATGGATGCATTGCACTCTATGGGCAATGGACAGCAGTATTCGGTTTTAAATTTTGATAGAGCAACAAGAAGTACTTCAATTGATATTTACGATTACAAAACTCTTGAAAAAGTTAAAACTTTAGTTACTTCAGCAAACCTTGAGGACATTCCGTATTTTACAGATTACACCTTTAGTAAAGATGAAAGTAAAGTAATTTTAGCAACCAACGAAGAATCTATTTATCGCCGTTCATCATTAGGAAATTATTATGTTTATGATGTAAAAAACGAGACTTTAGATTTAATTGCTGAAGAAAAAATTCAAGAACCAACATTCTCACCAGATGGGAAAAAAGTAGCTTTTGCTAGAGATAATAATTTATATGTAAAAGATTTAATTTCTGCTGAAACCATACAACTAACTTTTGATGGTGAAACCAATAAAATTATAAATGGTATTACCGATTGGGTTTATGAAGAAGAATTTTCTTTTGTAAGAGCTTTTGATTGGAATGCCGATAGTAACAAAATTGCTTTTATTCGATTTGATGAAACTAACGTGCCAGAATTCTCTATGGATATATATGGTAATGAGCTTTATCAAACACAACAAGTTTTTAAATACCCTAAGGCAGGAGAAGCTAATTCTTTAGTGTCTTTACATATTTGTAATCTTGATACTCAAGAAATAAGCGAAGTGAAGGTTGACAAAGCATATAACGATTTTTATATTCCAAGAATTAAATGGACCAACAATCCAAATGTTTTAAGTGCGCAGTACATGAATCGTCATCAAAACGAATTGGATTTATGGATGATAAATGCAAAAACCAATACCTCTAGTTTAGTTTTAGCTGAAAAAGACAAAGCTTATATAGACGTAACAGATAATTTAACTTTTTTAAAGGATAATAGTTTTATTTGGACCAGTGAGAAAGACGGCTACAATCATATTTATCATTACGATAAAACAGGAAAGTTGATTAATCAAGTTACTAAAGGCAATTGGGAAGTCACTAATTATTATGGTTATGATGAGAAAAACAATACTATTTTTTACCAATCTGTAGAAAATGGCTCTATTAATCGTGATGTTTATTCCATTAAATTAAACGGGCGAAACAAAACCAGACTTACAAAAAGTGAAGGAACAAATAGTGCTTCCTTTAGTGCAGATTTCTCATACTTCATTAACACCTTTTCAAGTGCAACAACACCACCAGAATATACTTTAAATAGTTCTGCTTCAGGAAATCTTATCAAAAGTATAAAAGATAATGATGTACTGTCTCAAAAGCTTTCAGAATATAAAACGTCTAAAAAGGAATTCAGTACCATTCATGTAAACGGAAACGATTTAAATATGTGGATGATTAAACCTGCCGATTTTGATGAGAATAAGCAATATCCTTTATTGATGTATCAATATTCAGGTCCTGGTTCGCAACAAGTGGCTAATCGTTGGAATAGTGCGAACGATTATTGGTACCAGCAATTAGCACAACAAGGGTATATTATAGCATGTGTTGATGGTAGAGGAACAGGTTTTAAAGGTGCAGATTTCAAAAAAGTGACTCAAAATGAATTAGGTAAATATGAGGTTGAAGACCAAATTCAAGCGGCAAAACAACTAGGCGAATTACCTTATATTGATGCTAGTAGAATGGGTATTTGGGGTTGGAGCTATGGTGGTTTTATGAGTAGTAATTGTTTGTTTAAAGGAAATGATGTGTTTAAAATGGCAATTGCAGTAGCACCAGTAAGTAGCTGGCGTTTTTATGATACTATTTATACAGAACGATACATGACAACACCACAAGAGAATGCAAGTGGTTACGATGAGAATTCTCCAATAAATCATGTAGATAAATTAAAAGGTGATTTTCTTTTAGTTCACGGTTCAGGTGATGATAATGTGCATTTACAAAATACCATGCGTTTAGCCGAAGCTTTAATTCAAGCAGATAAACAATTTGATTGGGCTATTTATCCTGATAAAAATCACGGAATTTATGGTGGAAATACTAGACTTCACTTATACAAAAAAATGACACATTTTATCAATGAAACCTTAGGAGATAAAATTGTAAAGCAAGAAGAAACTAAGCAAAAAGAAAAAGTAAAAATTAAAGGATAAATTTTAAAGACTAAAAAAACAAAAGAATAGAATATGGATTTTGCATTAATATTATTGATTGTCGGATGGATTTTTTGCTTAATATGGATACCACTAGTTATAAAAGCTAATAGCAAAATTCATCCAAGAGCACTTTTTGTTTGTTTTTTCGCTGAAATGTGGGAGCGCTTTTCGTATTATGGAATGCGAGCTCTACTTACTTTGTATATGGTTAAGGTTGTTTTTCAACAAATAGCAAGTGGTGAGGCAGATGTAAAATCGCTTGCTATTTATGGAACTTA containing:
- a CDS encoding GYDIA family GHMP kinase — its product is MKRFYSNGKLLLTGEYAVLDGALSLAVPTKYGQSLIVETIDEPKIIWKSIDKKGEVWFEDEFSIEEIATSNTPCNDVRERLVQILNAAKQLNSEFLSDNKGFKVTTELDFPKKWGLGTSSTLINNISQWAEVDAYMLLENTFGGSGYDIACAQHNTPIIYQIKNRKPEVQEVNFNPSYREHLYFVHLNKKQNSRDGIKYYHENKEHSKYAISKINQITKKMANCNALKDFENLIISHENIISKLTKQTPVKDLLFPDFEGCIKSLGAWGGDFILVTSTENPSSYFKQKGFETIIPYKDMVL
- a CDS encoding hydroxymethylglutaryl-CoA reductase, degradative — translated: MSKSISGFSKLSKVKKIDWIVDTYFSNAENAKAVLKQYWNDNEKLQQLHDEFIENTITNYYLPLGVAPNFLINDKLYTIPMAIEESSVVAAASKAAKFWLNRGGFKTKVISTTKIGQVHFIYKGDFEKLKQFFNEVKPKLIHDTNTITKNMKKRGGGILDIELRDKTNNIKNYYQLHVSFETLDAMGANFINSCLEQFAETFKNEALDFQLFSDEEKQIDIIMSILSNYVPDCLVRAEVSCNVEDLSENNSVNGEAFANKFVQAVKIAEVEPYRAVTHNKGVMNGIDAVVLATGNDFRAVEAGVHAYASRNGKYSSLTHAKVENGIFTFWIEIPLALGTVGGLTGLHPLVKLSLEMLHKPSAKELMQIVAVAGLAQNFAALSSLTTTGIQEGHMKMHLMNILNQFEATDIEKQTLIEHFKNNTVTHSAVTEAINELRIKN
- a CDS encoding S9 family peptidase, with amino-acid sequence MKYLKFSLYICLFLSTILTAQTKEITLEDIWSNGTFRTEYMDALHSMGNGQQYSVLNFDRATRSTSIDIYDYKTLEKVKTLVTSANLEDIPYFTDYTFSKDESKVILATNEESIYRRSSLGNYYVYDVKNETLDLIAEEKIQEPTFSPDGKKVAFARDNNLYVKDLISAETIQLTFDGETNKIINGITDWVYEEEFSFVRAFDWNADSNKIAFIRFDETNVPEFSMDIYGNELYQTQQVFKYPKAGEANSLVSLHICNLDTQEISEVKVDKAYNDFYIPRIKWTNNPNVLSAQYMNRHQNELDLWMINAKTNTSSLVLAEKDKAYIDVTDNLTFLKDNSFIWTSEKDGYNHIYHYDKTGKLINQVTKGNWEVTNYYGYDEKNNTIFYQSVENGSINRDVYSIKLNGRNKTRLTKSEGTNSASFSADFSYFINTFSSATTPPEYTLNSSASGNLIKSIKDNDVLSQKLSEYKTSKKEFSTIHVNGNDLNMWMIKPADFDENKQYPLLMYQYSGPGSQQVANRWNSANDYWYQQLAQQGYIIACVDGRGTGFKGADFKKVTQNELGKYEVEDQIQAAKQLGELPYIDASRMGIWGWSYGGFMSSNCLFKGNDVFKMAIAVAPVSSWRFYDTIYTERYMTTPQENASGYDENSPINHVDKLKGDFLLVHGSGDDNVHLQNTMRLAEALIQADKQFDWAIYPDKNHGIYGGNTRLHLYKKMTHFINETLGDKIVKQEETKQKEKVKIKG